One Catenulispora sp. EB89 DNA window includes the following coding sequences:
- a CDS encoding acyl-CoA carboxylase subunit beta: MRAKLAEIETEHAKALIGGGEKYVARHHERGKLLARERIELLLDPDSPFLELCPLAGWGSEFTVGAALVTGIGVVSGVECLIVANDPTVRGGATNPWTLRKSFRAHEVAEQNRLPVIALVESGGADLPTQKEVFIPGGRTFRDITRASAAGIPTIAIVFGNSTAGGAYIPGMSDHVVMIKEQSKVFLGGPPLVKMATGEESDDESLGGAEMHARTSGLADYLAADEHDAIRIGRRIVSRLNWRKQGPEPRATVLPPLFAEEELLGIVPPDLKTPFDPREVIARVVDASDFDEFKPLYGSSLATGWAEIHGYPVGILANTRGVLFSEEAQKATQFIQLANRYDTPLLFLHNTTGYMVGKEYEQKGIIKHGAQMINAVSNSTVPHLSILMGASYGAGHYGMCGRAYDPRFLFAWPSAKSAVMGPAQLAGVISLVMRGSAAAKGQPFDETADAQMRELVEAQIEAESLPLFLSGRVYDDGVIDPRDTRTIVGFCLSVIANAPVQGTEKFGVFRL, translated from the coding sequence ATGCGCGCCAAGCTCGCCGAGATCGAGACCGAGCATGCCAAGGCCCTGATCGGCGGCGGCGAGAAGTACGTCGCCCGGCACCACGAGCGCGGCAAGCTGCTCGCCCGCGAGCGCATCGAGCTGCTGCTCGACCCCGACTCGCCGTTCCTGGAACTGTGTCCGCTGGCCGGCTGGGGCAGCGAGTTCACGGTCGGCGCGGCGCTGGTCACCGGCATCGGCGTGGTGTCCGGCGTGGAGTGCCTGATCGTCGCCAACGACCCGACGGTGCGCGGCGGGGCGACCAACCCCTGGACGCTGCGCAAGTCGTTCCGGGCGCACGAGGTCGCCGAGCAGAACCGGCTGCCGGTGATCGCGCTGGTCGAGTCCGGCGGCGCGGATCTGCCGACACAGAAAGAGGTCTTCATCCCCGGCGGCCGCACCTTCCGCGACATCACCCGCGCCTCGGCTGCCGGCATCCCGACGATCGCCATCGTCTTCGGCAACTCCACGGCCGGCGGCGCGTACATCCCCGGCATGTCCGACCACGTGGTGATGATCAAGGAGCAGTCCAAGGTCTTCCTGGGCGGCCCGCCGTTGGTGAAGATGGCCACCGGCGAGGAGTCCGACGACGAGTCGCTCGGCGGCGCCGAGATGCACGCGCGGACCTCGGGCCTGGCCGACTACCTGGCGGCCGACGAGCACGACGCGATCCGGATCGGACGGCGGATCGTCAGCAGGCTGAATTGGCGGAAACAGGGTCCTGAGCCGCGTGCGACGGTGCTCCCACCGCTGTTCGCGGAGGAGGAACTGCTCGGCATCGTGCCGCCGGACCTGAAGACGCCGTTCGATCCGCGCGAGGTGATCGCCCGGGTCGTCGACGCCTCGGACTTCGACGAGTTCAAGCCGCTGTACGGCTCGTCCCTGGCCACCGGGTGGGCGGAGATCCACGGCTACCCGGTCGGCATCCTGGCCAACACGCGCGGCGTGCTGTTCAGCGAGGAAGCACAGAAGGCGACGCAGTTCATCCAGCTGGCGAACCGGTACGACACCCCGCTGCTGTTCCTGCACAACACCACCGGCTACATGGTCGGCAAGGAGTACGAACAGAAGGGGATCATCAAGCACGGCGCGCAGATGATCAACGCGGTGTCGAACTCGACGGTGCCGCACCTCTCGATCCTGATGGGCGCCTCCTACGGCGCCGGGCACTACGGGATGTGCGGCCGGGCCTACGATCCGCGCTTCCTGTTCGCCTGGCCCAGCGCCAAGTCGGCGGTGATGGGGCCGGCGCAGCTCGCGGGCGTCATCTCGCTGGTGATGCGGGGTTCGGCGGCGGCGAAGGGGCAGCCGTTCGACGAGACCGCCGACGCACAGATGCGGGAGCTGGTCGAGGCGCAGATCGAGGCCGAGTCGCTGCCGTTGTTCCTGTCCGGGCGGGTGTACGACGACGGGGTCATCGATCCGCGCGACACCCGGACGATCGTCGGGTTCTGTCTGTCCGTGATCGCCAACGCGCCGGTTCAGGGCACTGAGAAGTTCGGCGTGTTCCGTCTTTAG
- a CDS encoding biotin carboxylase N-terminal domain-containing protein, producing MADFTTGPLNTVLVANRGEIARRVFATCRRLGYGTVAVFSDADSDALHAREADVAVRLPGSTSAETYLRSDLLVAAALAAGADAVHPGYGFLSEKEDFAQAVVDAGLRWLGPPPSAIAAMGSKVAAKKMMAAAGVPVLRELSAEEVGEADLPVLIKASAGGGGRGMRVVRSLAELPGQWEAAQAEAASAFGDGTVFCEQYIETGRHIEVQVLADAHGTVWAVGERECSIQRRHQKVVEEAPSPFVEARPELREKLFAAARDAAAVIGYVGAGTVEFLVAPDGSFAFLEMNTRLQVEHPVTELTTGLDLVAWQLRIAAGEALPASGEPGTCGSAIEVRLYAEDPAKDWQPASGTLHRFAVPGVSCEFEVVDTAVRTEPLLRLDSGVESGSVVGVYYDPMLAKVIAWAPRRAEAARVLASALAGSEIHGVVTNRDLLVNVLRHPAFLAGDTDTAFFSTYGLDVLAAPLASPETERISALAGALAVAAGHRAEAPVLGGLPSGWRNVPSQAQRRVLAAGSSEYEVRYRFGRDGLVASGYDGVGLVSATPADVVLDVRGLRRAFRVGRHDGAVVVDSPLGSVTFTLVPTFTDPADAVAAGSLLAPMPGSVVRLGVAGVGDVVEAGQPILWLEAMKMEHQVSAPVAGVLSALPVSVGSQVDVGTVLAVVEEAGAA from the coding sequence ATGGCTGACTTCACGACGGGACCGCTGAACACCGTCCTGGTTGCGAACCGCGGCGAGATCGCGCGGCGGGTGTTCGCGACGTGCCGGCGTCTCGGGTACGGGACGGTCGCGGTGTTCTCCGACGCCGACTCGGATGCCTTGCACGCTCGGGAGGCCGACGTCGCGGTCCGGCTTCCGGGTAGCACGTCCGCCGAAACGTATCTGCGTTCTGATCTGCTGGTCGCGGCGGCGCTGGCGGCCGGGGCGGACGCGGTCCACCCGGGCTATGGGTTCCTGTCCGAGAAGGAGGACTTCGCGCAGGCGGTGGTGGACGCGGGACTGCGCTGGCTGGGGCCGCCGCCGTCGGCGATCGCCGCGATGGGATCGAAGGTCGCGGCGAAGAAGATGATGGCCGCCGCCGGGGTCCCGGTGCTGCGGGAGCTGAGCGCGGAGGAGGTCGGCGAGGCCGATCTGCCGGTGCTGATCAAGGCCTCGGCCGGTGGCGGCGGGCGCGGGATGCGCGTGGTGCGCAGCCTCGCGGAGCTGCCGGGGCAGTGGGAGGCGGCGCAGGCCGAGGCGGCGTCGGCGTTCGGCGACGGGACGGTGTTCTGCGAGCAGTACATCGAGACCGGGCGGCACATCGAGGTGCAGGTTCTGGCTGACGCCCACGGCACGGTGTGGGCCGTGGGGGAGCGGGAGTGCTCGATTCAGCGGCGGCACCAGAAGGTGGTGGAGGAGGCGCCGTCGCCGTTCGTGGAGGCGCGTCCGGAGCTGCGGGAGAAACTGTTCGCGGCGGCTCGGGACGCGGCAGCCGTGATCGGGTATGTCGGCGCGGGGACCGTGGAGTTCCTGGTGGCGCCGGACGGGTCGTTCGCCTTTCTGGAGATGAACACGCGGTTGCAGGTCGAACATCCGGTCACGGAGCTGACGACGGGCCTCGACCTGGTCGCCTGGCAGCTGCGGATCGCGGCGGGGGAGGCGTTGCCGGCGTCGGGGGAGCCCGGGACCTGCGGGTCGGCGATCGAGGTGCGGCTGTACGCCGAGGATCCGGCGAAGGACTGGCAGCCGGCTTCGGGGACGCTGCACCGGTTCGCGGTGCCGGGGGTGTCGTGCGAGTTCGAGGTCGTGGACACGGCTGTACGCACGGAACCGTTGCTGCGCCTGGACTCCGGCGTCGAGTCGGGGTCGGTCGTGGGGGTGTACTACGACCCGATGCTGGCGAAGGTGATCGCTTGGGCGCCGCGGCGTGCTGAGGCGGCTCGGGTGTTGGCTTCGGCGCTTGCGGGGTCGGAGATCCATGGTGTCGTGACCAACCGGGACCTGTTGGTCAACGTGCTGCGACACCCGGCTTTCCTCGCCGGTGACACGGATACGGCGTTCTTCTCGACCTACGGGCTCGACGTGCTGGCCGCGCCTTTGGCGTCGCCGGAGACCGAGCGGATCTCGGCGCTCGCCGGGGCGTTGGCGGTGGCGGCGGGGCATCGGGCCGAGGCGCCGGTGCTCGGCGGGTTGCCGAGCGGGTGGCGGAACGTGCCGTCGCAGGCTCAGCGGCGGGTGCTTGCTGCGGGCTCGTCCGAATATGAGGTGCGATATCGCTTCGGGCGCGACGGGCTTGTCGCCTCGGGATACGACGGGGTCGGGTTGGTCTCGGCCACGCCCGCCGATGTCGTTCTTGACGTCAGGGGTTTGCGACGCGCCTTCCGGGTCGGCCGGCACGACGGCGCGGTCGTCGTCGACTCGCCGCTGGGTTCGGTGACGTTCACGCTGGTGCCGACGTTCACCGACCCGGCGGACGCGGTTGCGGCTGGATCGTTGTTGGCGCCGATGCCGGGATCGGTGGTGCGGCTTGGCGTGGCGGGCGTCGGTGATGTGGTCGAGGCGGGGCAGCCGATCCTGTGGCTGGAGGCGATGAAGATGGAGCACCAGGTGTCCGCGCCGGTCGCGGGGGTGCTGAGTGCGCTGCCGGTTTCGGTCGGCAGTCAGGTGGATGTCGGGACCGTGTTGGCAGTCGTCGAGGAGGCCGGGGCAGCATGA
- a CDS encoding enoyl-CoA hydratase family protein, translating to MTETLVRYVAEGGVATLTLDSPGNRNALSSTLVAELHAGLREAAADPAVRVVVLGHTGNTFCAGADLSEATSEPVDPEGPVAGRARALAGLLRALVELPKPVVAAVDGHVRAGGMGLVAACDLAVAGPAASFALTEARLGVAPSIISLTVLPRLTSRAASRYFLTGEKFDAARAEALGLVTLAAEDVPAAVAELVAALRQGSPQGLAESKKLVTAPVLAAFDADADVLATASARLFASEEAREGMTAFLQRRAPRWAE from the coding sequence ATGACCGAAACTTTGGTGCGGTACGTGGCCGAGGGTGGCGTCGCGACGTTGACGCTCGATTCGCCGGGTAACCGCAACGCGCTGTCGTCGACTTTGGTGGCGGAGCTGCACGCGGGTTTGCGGGAGGCGGCGGCTGATCCGGCGGTGCGGGTCGTCGTGCTCGGGCATACCGGCAACACGTTCTGCGCCGGGGCCGATCTGTCGGAGGCGACGTCGGAGCCGGTGGATCCCGAGGGGCCGGTGGCCGGACGTGCGCGGGCGCTCGCGGGGCTGTTGCGTGCGCTGGTGGAGCTGCCGAAGCCGGTCGTCGCGGCGGTGGACGGTCATGTGCGGGCCGGCGGGATGGGCCTGGTCGCGGCGTGCGACCTGGCGGTGGCCGGACCCGCGGCGAGCTTCGCGCTGACCGAGGCGCGGCTCGGGGTCGCGCCGTCGATCATCTCGCTGACGGTGCTGCCCAGGCTCACGTCCCGGGCCGCCTCGCGCTACTTCCTGACCGGCGAGAAGTTCGACGCGGCGCGCGCCGAGGCGCTGGGCCTGGTCACGCTGGCGGCCGAGGACGTACCGGCGGCCGTCGCCGAGCTGGTCGCAGCGTTGCGCCAGGGCTCGCCGCAGGGGCTGGCGGAGTCGAAGAAGCTGGTCACGGCCCCGGTCCTGGCCGCGTTCGACGCCGATGCCGACGTGCTGGCCACGGCTTCGGCGCGGCTGTTCGCGTCGGAGGAGGCGCGGGAGGGGATGACCGCCTTCTTGCAGCGGCGGGCTCCGAGGTGGGCAGAATAA
- a CDS encoding TetR/AcrR family transcriptional regulator, with protein MREPQQDRSRATRRRLLEACVECLADTGWSATTVAVVAEHAGVSRGAAQHHFPTREDLITAALEHMFDERIESARAELSAPGSVVTTEAVVSRLVEHFTGTLFKAALQVWTAAAADEALRERVVPLEQKFGRVAYRMAIEALGVGDEDETVHRLVQATLDLARGLGLADVLTDDSARRAEVVRAWSAHLDAVLRERAAA; from the coding sequence ATGCGCGAACCTCAGCAGGACCGAAGCCGGGCCACCCGCCGCCGCTTGCTGGAGGCGTGCGTGGAGTGCCTGGCGGACACGGGGTGGAGTGCGACGACCGTGGCGGTGGTGGCCGAGCACGCGGGGGTCTCCCGGGGCGCGGCGCAGCACCACTTCCCGACCCGCGAGGACCTGATCACCGCCGCGTTGGAGCACATGTTCGACGAGCGCATCGAGTCGGCGCGGGCCGAGCTCAGCGCGCCCGGCAGCGTCGTCACCACCGAGGCGGTGGTCTCGCGGCTGGTCGAGCACTTCACCGGCACGCTGTTCAAGGCGGCGCTGCAAGTGTGGACGGCGGCCGCCGCCGACGAGGCGCTGCGTGAGCGCGTGGTGCCGCTGGAGCAGAAGTTCGGGCGCGTCGCGTACCGGATGGCGATCGAGGCGCTCGGGGTCGGCGATGAGGACGAGACGGTCCATCGTCTGGTGCAGGCCACGCTCGATCTGGCGCGCGGGCTGGGGCTCGCCGACGTGCTGACGGACGACTCCGCGCGGCGGGCCGAGGTGGTGCGGGCGTGGTCGGCGCACCTGGACGCGGTGCTGCGCGAGCGCGCGGCGGCGTGA